One part of the Diceros bicornis minor isolate mBicDic1 unplaced genomic scaffold, mDicBic1.mat.cur scaffold_55_ctg1, whole genome shotgun sequence genome encodes these proteins:
- the LOC131403092 gene encoding olfactory receptor 5M10-like — protein MSSQNHTVVREFILLGLTDNPVLEKILFGVFLVLYLITLAGNLCMILLIRTNPHLQTPMYFFLSHLSFVDICYSSNITPNMLHNFLSDQKTISYAGCFTQCLLFIALVITEFYILASMALDRYVAIHNPLHYSTRMSRNICISLVVVPYTFGFLNGLSQALLTFHLSFCGSLEINHFYCADPPLIMLACSDTYVKKTAMFVVAGFTLLSSLFIILLSYLFIIAAILKIRSAEGRHKAFSTCGSHLTTVSIFYGTLLCMHLRPPSEKSVEESKIIAVFYTFLSPMLNPLIYSLRNKDVIHAMQQRIQGNCS, from the coding sequence ATGTCTTCTCAAAACCACACTGTAGTGAGGGAATTCATTCTCTTGGGACTCACAGACAATCCAGTGTTGGAGAAGATCCTGTTTGGAGTGTTTCTGGTGCTCTACCTAATCACACTGGCAGGGAATCTGTGCATGATCCTGCTGATCAGGACCAATCCTCACCTCCAAACgcccatgtatttcttccttaGCCACCTCTCCTTTGTAGACATTTGTTATTCCTCCAACATTACTCCAAATATGCTGCACAACTTCCTCTCAGACCAGAAGACCATCTCCTATGCTGGATGCTTCACGCAGTGTCTTCTCTTCATTGCGCTGGTGATCACTGAGTTTTATATCCTTGCTTCCATGGCATTGGATCGTTATGTAGCCATTCATAACCCTTTACATTACAGCACCAGAATGTCCAGGAACATTTGTATCTCTCTAGTCGTGGTCCCTTATACTTTTGGCTTCCTCAATGGACTCTCTCAGGCACTGCTGACTTTTCACTTATCTTTCTGTGGCTCCCTTGAAATCAATCATTTCTACTGTGCTGACCCTCCTCTTATAATGTTAGCCTGCTCTGATACCTATGTCAAGAAGACGGCAATGTTTGTAGTTGCTGGTTTTACTCTCTTAAGCTCGCTCTTCATCATTCTCCTGTCCTACCTTTTCATTATTGCCGCCATTTTGAAGATCCGTTCTGCTGAAGGCAGGCACAAAGCCTTTTCTACTTGTGGTTCCCACCTGACAACAGTCTCCATATTTTATGGAACCCTCTTGTGCATGCACTTAAGGCCCCCATCTGAGAAGTCTGTAGAGGAGTCCAAAATAATTGCAGTCTTCTATACTTTTTTGAGCCCAATGCTGAACCCATTGATCTACAGTCTAAGGAACAAGGATGTGATCCATGCCATGCAGCAAAGGATTCAGGGAAATTGTTCATGA